A window of the Synechococcus sp. M16.1 genome harbors these coding sequences:
- a CDS encoding GDSL-type esterase/lipase family protein, whose product MSGANDAPRQLIVLGDSGVHGWGDREAGGWCQRLRLRWMNLPSAPVVYPLGIRGDGLERVAARWRSEWSCRGELRRQTPGGLLLSVGLNDTARVGRTDGRPQLDVEAFSFGLGQLLNEMTQEVQVFVLGLTAVDEHVMPFAGCLWYGNSQIAATEAVMAEQCREADVPFLSMHQEMQEEPDWLTWMEPDGIHLNADGHRWLDQRLGQWAPLQEWAGLAALNTSTPISM is encoded by the coding sequence ATGAGCGGTGCGAACGACGCCCCCCGTCAGCTGATCGTGCTCGGGGACAGTGGCGTGCATGGTTGGGGTGACCGTGAAGCGGGTGGCTGGTGCCAGCGACTGCGCCTGCGCTGGATGAACCTGCCCAGCGCTCCAGTGGTGTACCCCCTGGGCATCCGCGGGGATGGCCTGGAACGCGTGGCCGCCCGCTGGCGCAGCGAATGGAGCTGCCGCGGCGAACTGCGTCGCCAAACGCCGGGCGGACTTCTGCTCAGTGTCGGGCTGAATGACACCGCCCGCGTTGGTCGGACCGACGGCAGACCCCAACTGGATGTGGAGGCCTTTTCGTTCGGCCTGGGACAACTTCTCAATGAGATGACCCAGGAGGTGCAGGTGTTTGTGCTGGGCCTCACTGCGGTGGATGAGCACGTGATGCCCTTTGCCGGCTGCCTCTGGTACGGGAACAGCCAGATCGCGGCCACGGAGGCCGTGATGGCCGAACAGTGCCGTGAGGCTGATGTGCCCTTCCTGTCCATGCATCAGGAGATGCAGGAGGAGCCCGACTGGTTGACCTGGATGGAACCCGATGGGATCCATCTCAATGCCGACGGCCACCGCTGGCTCGACCAGCGCTTAGGCCAATGGGCGCCTCTGCAGGAGTGGGCCGGACTCGCTGCGCTTAACACATCAACACCTATCAGCATGTAA
- a CDS encoding pyridoxal phosphate-dependent aminotransferase → MPRPPELSDRAVALKPSLTLEISAKAKALRDSGKDICSLSAGEPDFATPAFIVEAAQHALGSGFTRYGPAAGDPDLRAALAHKLSVENGIPTQPEQVLVTNGGKQAIYNLFQVLLNPGDEVLVPAPYWLSYPEMAALAGASTRIIPTKAEEGFRLDLDLLEQQITPRSRLLVINSPGNPSGQVMSRAEMEALAALVARNPQLMVMSDEIYEYLLADGQQHCSFAAIAEEIRSRCFTVNGFAKGWAMTGWRLGYLAGDAGVIKAASALQSQSTSNVCSFAQRGALAAIEAPRDCVREMAISYNRRRTLLTEGLQALEGITLTPPQGAFYAFPRLPDGLPDSMEFCRQALEQEGLAVVPGLAFGDDRCIRLSCAVADETINDGLMRLKRLLRSF, encoded by the coding sequence ATGCCGCGCCCGCCAGAACTTTCCGACCGGGCTGTCGCCCTCAAACCGTCGCTGACGCTGGAGATCAGCGCCAAGGCCAAAGCACTGCGCGACAGCGGTAAGGACATCTGCAGCCTCAGTGCCGGTGAGCCGGACTTTGCGACGCCTGCATTCATCGTTGAAGCGGCTCAGCATGCTCTGGGATCCGGCTTCACCCGCTACGGCCCCGCCGCGGGGGACCCCGATCTTCGTGCGGCTCTGGCCCACAAACTGAGCGTCGAAAACGGGATTCCAACTCAGCCCGAGCAGGTGCTGGTCACCAACGGTGGCAAGCAAGCCATCTACAACCTGTTCCAGGTGCTGCTCAATCCCGGCGACGAAGTTCTCGTGCCGGCGCCCTACTGGCTGAGCTATCCCGAGATGGCGGCCCTGGCCGGGGCGAGCACGAGGATCATCCCCACCAAAGCGGAGGAAGGCTTCCGTCTCGACCTCGATCTGCTGGAGCAGCAGATCACCCCACGCAGCCGACTGCTGGTGATCAATTCCCCTGGCAACCCCAGCGGCCAGGTGATGTCACGGGCCGAAATGGAAGCCCTGGCCGCGCTGGTGGCCCGTAACCCCCAGCTGATGGTGATGAGCGATGAGATCTATGAATATCTCCTGGCCGATGGTCAGCAGCACTGCAGCTTTGCGGCCATTGCCGAAGAGATCCGCTCGCGCTGCTTCACCGTGAACGGCTTTGCCAAAGGCTGGGCGATGACCGGCTGGCGCCTCGGTTATCTGGCTGGAGATGCTGGCGTGATCAAGGCTGCTTCAGCCCTGCAGAGCCAGAGCACCAGCAATGTGTGCAGCTTTGCTCAACGGGGTGCTCTGGCGGCGATCGAAGCGCCTCGAGATTGCGTGCGCGAGATGGCCATCAGCTACAACCGCCGCCGAACTCTGCTCACTGAAGGGCTGCAGGCTCTGGAGGGCATCACCCTGACGCCCCCTCAAGGGGCCTTCTACGCCTTTCCCCGCCTGCCGGACGGCTTGCCCGATTCGATGGAGTTCTGCCGGCAAGCCCTGGAACAGGAAGGCCTGGCCGTGGTTCCGGGCCTGGCCTTCGGCGATGACCGCTGCATTCGACTCTCCTGTGCCGTGGCGGATGAGACGATCAACGATGGACTGATGCGACTTAAGCGGCTGCTTCGTTCCTTCTGA
- a CDS encoding sigma-70 family RNA polymerase sigma factor has protein sequence MKIQREREQNRQPLLSDQDLATELSVRPERWAAAVQSHGASQVVDLSASPGEPASSSVEDEHLDWLKSVLHQVDGLAGTVLQAHLIEGQTLKDLAQAMNCSRSSLRLHLHEGVQLLQQLAQRDGLMPIQTS, from the coding sequence ATGAAGATCCAGCGGGAACGCGAACAGAACCGGCAACCGCTTCTCAGCGATCAGGATCTTGCTACCGAACTCTCGGTTCGACCAGAGCGCTGGGCTGCCGCCGTTCAGAGCCATGGAGCCAGCCAGGTCGTCGACCTGTCTGCCAGCCCTGGGGAGCCAGCAAGCTCGAGTGTGGAGGATGAACACCTGGACTGGCTGAAGAGCGTGCTGCACCAGGTGGATGGCCTGGCCGGAACGGTGCTGCAAGCCCACTTGATCGAAGGCCAGACCCTCAAGGATCTGGCTCAGGCCATGAATTGCAGCCGTTCATCCCTGCGCCTTCATCTCCATGAGGGCGTTCAACTGCTGCAGCAATTGGCCCAGCGCGATGGTCTGATGCCCATCCAAACCAGCTGA
- a CDS encoding VOC family protein codes for MAAEDSARLATFYSELFQATLKPGLAEHHCILQFSDGTQLEIYRPSRRRSFPARGRALAPCLRLSPSQQPLPELQRLLSNALQRGGSLLEEARLEPFGAEAWIHDPEGNPLLLLAPLASVAPTS; via the coding sequence TTGGCCGCAGAGGACAGCGCCAGATTGGCGACGTTCTACAGCGAGCTGTTTCAAGCCACGTTGAAGCCTGGGCTGGCGGAGCACCACTGCATCCTTCAATTCAGCGATGGCACCCAGCTGGAGATCTACAGGCCCTCACGCCGGCGCTCTTTTCCAGCCCGAGGGCGAGCGCTGGCGCCCTGCTTGCGGCTCTCCCCATCGCAGCAACCCCTGCCTGAACTGCAACGGCTGCTCAGCAACGCCCTGCAGCGTGGTGGATCGCTCCTCGAGGAGGCGCGGCTTGAGCCCTTTGGTGCTGAGGCCTGGATCCACGATCCGGAGGGCAATCCCCTGTTGCTCCTGGCTCCCCTGGCTTCCGTTGCTCCGACGTCATGA
- a CDS encoding putative selenate ABC transporter substrate-binding protein, whose amino-acid sequence MSVRERRAVVATGLIAGLALTATVSSCGAPQNDAKQAVLQISAIPDQNPEKLNRLYGTLSAELSEKLDVPVRYAPVSNYAAAVSAFRTGSLDLVWFGGLTGVQARLQTPGARVLAQRDIDAEFTSVFIANGASGLRPFTSADQLVELKGRRLAFGSESSTSGRLMPQFFMGENGVKPEDLAGGGPGFSGSHDATVAVVKSGAYEVGALNEQVWRSNVADGRVDPDKVSVIWRTPPYVDYHWVVRPGLDDRFGDGFTDKLQSALLDLSADTENGATILELFGAERFIPAKDEDYVMIETVGRQLGKIR is encoded by the coding sequence ATGTCTGTACGAGAACGCAGGGCCGTGGTGGCCACCGGTTTGATTGCCGGACTCGCACTCACGGCCACTGTTTCCAGTTGCGGCGCACCCCAGAACGACGCCAAACAGGCCGTTCTGCAGATCAGTGCCATCCCCGACCAGAACCCCGAGAAACTCAATCGCCTCTACGGCACGCTCTCTGCGGAACTCAGCGAAAAGCTGGATGTTCCCGTGCGGTATGCGCCGGTGAGCAATTACGCGGCTGCGGTGAGTGCCTTCCGCACCGGCAGCCTTGATCTGGTGTGGTTCGGTGGACTCACCGGTGTGCAGGCCCGGCTGCAGACGCCTGGAGCCCGGGTGCTGGCGCAACGGGACATCGATGCAGAGTTCACCAGTGTGTTCATCGCCAATGGCGCCAGTGGTTTGCGCCCCTTCACCAGTGCCGACCAACTGGTTGAGCTGAAGGGACGCCGACTGGCCTTCGGTTCGGAGAGTTCCACCTCCGGCCGCCTGATGCCCCAGTTCTTTATGGGCGAAAACGGCGTGAAACCTGAGGATCTGGCGGGGGGCGGCCCTGGCTTCAGCGGAAGCCACGACGCCACCGTTGCTGTGGTGAAGAGCGGTGCCTACGAGGTGGGCGCCTTGAACGAGCAGGTCTGGCGCAGCAATGTGGCGGACGGCCGCGTGGATCCCGACAAGGTGTCGGTGATCTGGAGGACACCGCCCTACGTGGATTACCACTGGGTTGTACGACCCGGTCTGGATGATCGCTTTGGCGATGGTTTCACCGACAAGCTCCAGAGCGCGTTGCTGGACCTTTCGGCAGACACGGAAAACGGCGCCACGATTCTCGAGTTGTTCGGTGCCGAACGCTTCATCCCCGCCAAGGACGAGGACTACGTGATGATCGAAACGGTGGGTCGCCAACTCGGAAAGATCCGTTGA
- a CDS encoding ATP-binding cassette domain-containing protein, whose protein sequence is MTALLELHQVCLGQRLQPITLTLRADQRVVLLGASGAGKTTLLKLCNGALTPDAGTVNWCGRPHQQLTRRQRRQIGTLWQDLRLVEELSVIQNINSGALGRHGLLWAIRNLLGPLDPNTCLELMHQVKLEADLLEQPVRELSGGQRQRVALGRLLHQRPELVLADEPLSALDPSLAEDVLNTLLLLPGCLISLHRPDLIHRFDRVLGLRGGALVIDAAPNTIHRDQLEWLYASA, encoded by the coding sequence TTGACGGCGCTGCTGGAGCTGCACCAGGTCTGCCTGGGGCAACGGCTCCAACCGATCACCCTCACCCTTCGTGCGGACCAGCGTGTGGTTTTGCTCGGTGCCAGTGGCGCCGGCAAAACCACATTGTTGAAGCTCTGCAACGGGGCTTTAACCCCCGATGCAGGAACCGTGAACTGGTGTGGTCGCCCCCATCAGCAGCTCACCCGCCGGCAACGTCGCCAGATCGGCACGCTTTGGCAGGACCTGCGCCTGGTGGAGGAACTGAGTGTGATCCAGAACATCAACAGCGGTGCCCTGGGACGCCATGGGCTGCTCTGGGCGATTCGAAACCTGTTGGGTCCGCTGGACCCAAACACCTGCCTGGAGCTGATGCACCAGGTGAAACTGGAGGCGGATCTGCTTGAACAGCCCGTGCGTGAGCTCTCCGGAGGGCAGCGCCAACGGGTGGCTCTGGGCCGTCTGTTGCATCAGCGGCCTGAACTCGTGCTGGCGGACGAACCACTCTCCGCCCTTGATCCCAGCCTCGCCGAAGACGTTCTCAACACCCTGCTTCTCTTGCCGGGCTGTCTGATCAGCCTGCATCGGCCGGATCTGATTCATCGGTTTGATCGGGTTCTGGGGCTCCGTGGTGGTGCCCTGGTGATCGATGCGGCTCCAAACACCATTCACCGGGATCAGCTGGAATGGCTCTACGCATCGGCCTGA
- a CDS encoding PCP reductase family protein yields MDWQPEALAALKKDVPFFVRPAVRKRVEAMADSDGRSDIDLDFYKSAKQAMAPS; encoded by the coding sequence ATGGACTGGCAACCAGAAGCACTGGCAGCACTCAAGAAAGATGTTCCGTTCTTCGTACGGCCTGCTGTTCGTAAACGGGTTGAGGCGATGGCGGATTCAGACGGACGTTCCGACATCGACCTGGATTTCTACAAATCCGCCAAGCAGGCCATGGCCCCGAGCTGA
- a CDS encoding TIGR00297 family protein, which produces MSALWIQALLVNTVLIALAQRTSVLTRSGWVHAAALGTILWGCLGWSGWLAVVAYLSLGSLVTKIGFQNKQSRGLAEARGGQRGPENVWGSAAVGAFLALLIGAGVEPRELMLVGFAASFAAKLADTFGSEIGKRFGRTTVLITSLRVVPPGTEGAISLEGTLASAAGSIAMTLVMLALQLVPSWPVAVLVMLVGLVATLGESLLGALVQDRVAWLSNELVNALQTLLAAVLAMLLMVL; this is translated from the coding sequence ATGTCCGCACTCTGGATTCAGGCCCTGCTGGTGAACACGGTTTTGATTGCCCTGGCGCAGCGGACATCTGTTCTCACCCGCAGTGGTTGGGTCCATGCAGCTGCCTTGGGCACGATCCTCTGGGGGTGTTTGGGGTGGTCGGGCTGGTTGGCCGTGGTCGCCTATCTCTCTCTGGGAAGTCTGGTCACCAAGATCGGCTTTCAAAACAAGCAGAGCCGAGGACTTGCCGAAGCCCGCGGTGGGCAGCGCGGCCCTGAAAACGTCTGGGGTTCTGCGGCTGTTGGAGCATTCCTGGCACTGCTCATCGGTGCCGGTGTCGAGCCCCGTGAGCTGATGTTGGTTGGTTTTGCGGCGAGTTTTGCCGCCAAGTTGGCCGACACCTTCGGCAGTGAGATCGGCAAACGATTCGGGCGTACCACGGTGTTGATCACCAGCCTTCGGGTGGTTCCACCAGGAACCGAAGGGGCCATCAGCCTTGAGGGAACCCTGGCCAGTGCCGCCGGCAGCATCGCCATGACCCTGGTGATGCTGGCCCTGCAGCTGGTTCCTTCATGGCCTGTGGCAGTCCTGGTGATGCTGGTTGGCCTGGTGGCGACCCTCGGCGAAAGCCTGCTCGGTGCTCTGGTGCAGGATCGCGTGGCGTGGTTGAGCAATGAGTTGGTCAATGCTCTCCAGACCCTTTTGGCCGCAGTTCTGGCGATGCTGCTGATGGTGCTTTGA
- a CDS encoding sigma factor produces MISQRHLHQESRRGLPPCVARRNQQALKHLGLAHCAARRQQQRGPEEFDDLLQESRVGLIRGLERFDQQRGLRPSSYLLSRATGQILHYRRDRSRTIRIPWRLRDL; encoded by the coding sequence TTGATTTCTCAACGTCACCTGCACCAGGAGTCCCGGCGTGGACTGCCGCCCTGCGTTGCACGACGCAATCAGCAGGCTCTCAAGCACCTGGGCCTGGCGCACTGCGCGGCCCGTCGCCAACAGCAGCGCGGCCCCGAAGAGTTCGACGACCTTCTGCAGGAGTCCAGGGTTGGATTGATCCGTGGCCTTGAACGGTTTGATCAACAACGAGGCCTCCGCCCCAGCAGCTATCTGCTCTCGCGAGCCACCGGCCAAATCCTCCACTACCGCCGCGATCGATCACGCACCATTCGGATTCCCTGGCGACTGCGTGATCTTTAG
- a CDS encoding phosphonate ABC transporter: MALRIGLKPALPLIPLLPGLSLLGVLGVLLRDGHGGGLSLLQQFAAGAVKPSIDPIVLGSLLNGLQITLVIAVMSWGISSVLGVGLGLLSSSTFWEIQAGVRWPAVILRRWLAPLRAVHELIWGLLLLQVFGLNGWVAICAIAIPYTVLMARVIADQVDCHVSPAIPVLKGAGATPWAVMLTGLVPPLAEPISDHIGHRLDCALRSALILGVFGLGGLGTDLSLSLRSLQFQELWSGLWLLAIAMVVLDRLLRTLRNWSRMLILPVAMAGPWLALGWGTQLDLQLTWPVAEWSMVMGNLIDGSQGFNAALEISWPGVIGATVWITLIAVCVATGLPPLLLLVWPSQASLRLQGVVWGALRLIPAPLTALLLLMLAKPSLALAGLALGLHHGGVMGRVLIDDIRSTGVRSAQTMKACGAPNRVSWLYGPLADVSRAYLTYATYRLDVILRDTAIIGMVGGAGLGWQLMEALSSFHWWLVLWIVLISAVLTLLGESLGERLQGSWNSRAMAL, from the coding sequence ATGGCTCTACGCATCGGCCTGAAGCCAGCCCTGCCGCTGATCCCATTGCTGCCGGGCCTCAGCCTGCTCGGCGTTCTTGGGGTGCTGTTGCGCGATGGTCACGGCGGCGGACTTTCACTTCTTCAACAGTTCGCGGCTGGGGCCGTAAAGCCCTCCATCGACCCCATCGTTTTGGGTAGCTTGCTTAATGGGCTCCAGATCACCCTGGTGATCGCCGTGATGTCCTGGGGCATCAGCAGTGTTCTCGGCGTGGGTCTCGGACTCCTGAGCTCAAGCACCTTCTGGGAAATCCAGGCGGGCGTGCGTTGGCCTGCCGTGATCTTGCGCCGTTGGCTGGCGCCCCTGCGCGCTGTGCATGAACTGATCTGGGGGCTGTTGCTGCTGCAGGTGTTCGGGCTGAATGGCTGGGTTGCGATCTGCGCCATCGCGATTCCCTACACGGTTCTAATGGCGCGGGTGATCGCCGATCAGGTGGATTGCCACGTTTCACCGGCCATTCCCGTCCTCAAGGGAGCCGGCGCCACACCATGGGCCGTGATGCTCACCGGGCTGGTCCCACCGCTGGCAGAGCCGATCAGCGACCACATCGGCCACCGCCTCGATTGCGCACTTCGTTCAGCCTTGATTCTGGGCGTTTTCGGCCTCGGAGGACTGGGGACAGACCTCAGCCTCAGCCTGCGATCACTCCAATTTCAGGAGCTGTGGAGTGGCCTGTGGTTGCTGGCCATCGCCATGGTGGTGCTCGACCGACTGCTGCGAACGCTGCGCAACTGGTCACGCATGCTGATTCTTCCCGTGGCCATGGCCGGCCCCTGGCTAGCCCTCGGCTGGGGAACACAGCTGGATCTGCAGCTGACCTGGCCAGTGGCTGAGTGGTCGATGGTTATGGGCAACCTCATCGACGGATCCCAGGGATTCAATGCTGCCCTTGAGATCTCCTGGCCCGGGGTGATTGGAGCCACGGTGTGGATCACCCTGATCGCCGTTTGTGTTGCCACCGGCCTTCCACCGCTGTTGCTGCTGGTTTGGCCCAGCCAGGCCAGCCTGCGTTTGCAGGGAGTGGTGTGGGGGGCGTTGCGACTGATCCCGGCCCCTCTCACCGCACTCCTGCTGCTGATGCTGGCCAAACCAAGCCTGGCCCTGGCGGGGCTGGCCCTGGGGCTGCACCACGGCGGTGTGATGGGTCGGGTGCTGATCGACGACATCCGCAGCACGGGAGTGCGTTCCGCCCAGACCATGAAGGCCTGCGGCGCCCCCAACCGGGTGAGCTGGCTTTACGGCCCCCTAGCGGATGTGAGTCGCGCTTACCTCACCTATGCGACCTACCGATTGGATGTGATCCTTCGCGACACCGCGATCATCGGCATGGTGGGGGGAGCTGGTCTGGGCTGGCAGCTGATGGAAGCCCTCAGCTCGTTTCATTGGTGGTTGGTGCTCTGGATCGTGCTGATCTCCGCAGTGCTCACACTCCTGGGTGAGAGCCTGGGGGAACGACTTCAGGGGAGCTGGAACAGCCGGGCCATGGCCTTATGA